In Bacillus sp. Marseille-Q1617, a genomic segment contains:
- the sufB gene encoding Fe-S cluster assembly protein SufB — MAKKMPEIGDYKYGFSDKDVSIFRSKRGLTREIVEEISRMKEEPQWMLDFRLKSLDHFYNMSMPQWGGDLQELNFDDITYYVKPSEKSERSWDEVPEEIKQTFDKLGIPEAEQKYLAGVSAQYESEVVYHNMQEDLENMGIVFKDTDSALKENEDIFREHWAKVIPPTDNKFAALNSAVWSGGSFIYVPKGVKVDTPLQAYFRINSENMGQFERTLIIVDEGASVHYVEGCTAPVYTTNSLHSAVVEIIIKKDAYCRYTTIQNWANNVFNLVTKRAVCEANATMEWVDGNIGSKLTMKYPAVILKGEGARGMTLSIALAGKGQHQDAGAKMIHLAPNTSSTIVSKSISKHGGKVTYRGIVHFGRKAEGARSNIECDTLIMDNQSTSDTIPYNEILNDNISLEHEAKVSKVSEEQLFYLMSRGISEEEATEMIVMGFIEPFTKELPMEYAVEMNRLIKFEMEGSIG; from the coding sequence GGATGCTTGATTTCCGTTTGAAGTCGCTTGACCATTTTTATAACATGTCAATGCCACAATGGGGCGGAGACTTACAAGAACTGAACTTCGATGACATTACGTACTACGTAAAGCCTTCTGAGAAGTCAGAGCGCAGCTGGGATGAAGTACCTGAGGAAATCAAGCAGACGTTTGATAAACTGGGTATTCCTGAAGCTGAGCAAAAGTATCTTGCAGGGGTATCTGCTCAGTACGAATCTGAGGTCGTTTACCACAACATGCAGGAAGATCTTGAAAATATGGGAATCGTATTCAAGGATACAGATTCTGCCCTTAAAGAAAACGAAGATATTTTCCGTGAGCACTGGGCAAAAGTCATTCCTCCGACGGACAACAAATTTGCTGCACTGAACTCAGCGGTATGGTCCGGCGGATCGTTCATCTATGTTCCTAAAGGTGTGAAGGTCGATACGCCGCTTCAAGCGTACTTCCGCATCAACTCTGAGAACATGGGTCAGTTCGAACGTACATTGATCATCGTGGATGAAGGCGCAAGCGTACACTATGTAGAGGGTTGTACGGCTCCGGTGTATACGACGAATTCCCTTCACTCTGCAGTTGTTGAAATCATCATCAAAAAAGATGCGTACTGCCGTTACACAACGATTCAAAACTGGGCGAACAACGTATTCAACCTGGTCACGAAGCGTGCTGTGTGTGAGGCAAACGCAACAATGGAATGGGTAGACGGAAATATCGGATCCAAACTGACGATGAAATATCCGGCTGTCATCCTTAAAGGAGAAGGCGCTCGCGGTATGACACTTTCCATCGCACTTGCAGGTAAGGGTCAGCACCAGGATGCAGGGGCTAAGATGATTCACTTGGCACCGAACACTTCTTCAACGATCGTATCGAAGTCGATCTCCAAGCACGGCGGTAAAGTAACATACCGCGGTATCGTTCACTTCGGACGCAAAGCGGAAGGTGCACGCTCAAACATCGAGTGTGATACGCTGATCATGGATAATCAGTCCACTTCCGATACGATCCCTTATAACGAAATCCTAAACGATAACATTTCGCTTGAACACGAAGCGAAAGTATCCAAGGTTTCAGAAGAACAATTATTCTATCTGATGAGCCGCGGAATTTCAGAGGAAGAAGCAACAGAAATGATCGTAATGGGCTTCATCGAGCCATTCACGAAAGAACTTCCAATGGAATACGCAGTTGAAATGAACCGCCTGATCAAATTCGAGATGGAAGGTTCAATTGGATAA
- a CDS encoding DUF72 domain-containing protein, producing MIYIGVTGWGDHDSLYENVSPRDKLKEYGAHFPVVEVDASFYAVQPIRNAEKWVKETPEHFKFIVKAYQGMTGHQRGDIPFETKEEMFNAFKDSLSPYLEGDKLAMVLLQFPPWFDCSRDNVAYIRYCKEQLNDLPLALEFRHQSWYRPQYKDKTLTFMEEQGWIHSVCDEPQAGDGSIPRVLKATHEDATLIRFHGRNVHGWNKTGSGDEWREVRYLYRYNEAELKEWIPHIHKLHRESKNVYVLFNNNSGGDAADNAKQLIDMLGIEYKGLAPKQLDLFQE from the coding sequence ATGATTTATATAGGAGTGACGGGCTGGGGGGACCATGATTCTCTTTATGAAAATGTTTCTCCTCGCGATAAGCTGAAAGAGTATGGTGCGCATTTTCCGGTTGTGGAAGTGGACGCGAGCTTTTATGCTGTCCAGCCGATCCGCAATGCCGAGAAATGGGTGAAGGAGACACCGGAGCATTTTAAATTTATTGTGAAGGCCTATCAAGGCATGACCGGCCACCAGCGAGGGGACATTCCTTTTGAGACGAAAGAAGAAATGTTCAATGCTTTTAAGGATTCACTTTCGCCGTATCTGGAAGGTGATAAACTGGCGATGGTCCTTTTACAGTTTCCGCCTTGGTTTGACTGCTCGCGTGACAATGTCGCCTATATCAGGTACTGTAAGGAACAGTTAAACGACTTGCCGCTGGCGCTCGAGTTTCGTCATCAGAGCTGGTACAGACCGCAGTATAAAGATAAGACACTCACCTTCATGGAAGAACAGGGATGGATTCACAGTGTATGTGATGAGCCCCAGGCCGGGGACGGGTCGATACCGAGAGTATTGAAGGCAACCCATGAAGATGCGACCCTTATTCGTTTTCATGGCCGTAACGTCCATGGATGGAACAAAACCGGCAGCGGAGATGAATGGCGTGAAGTACGGTATTTATATCGATATAATGAAGCAGAATTAAAAGAGTGGATTCCTCATATTCATAAGCTTCACAGGGAATCAAAAAACGTGTATGTCCTTTTTAATAACAATTCCGGCGGGGACGCTGCGGACAATGCCAAACAGCTGATTGACATGCTCGGGATTGAATACAAGGGCCTTGCACCGAAGCAGCTGGATTTATTCCAGGAGTAG